A single window of Triplophysa rosa linkage group LG20, Trosa_1v2, whole genome shotgun sequence DNA harbors:
- the il17rd gene encoding interleukin-17 receptor D isoform X3 has protein sequence MAGSLTLVHFFTVLSVTVIFSAAVTGGKRENADKCNYKGTYSSISDENGRKIGVTFRYDNCSLNWNPAGKHAIHEVKNITFSHLSCNNQAAVVVRWMASPLGIEHIKGFRVYLEDKNPEGKQCQHLILKDPRQLNFSYKTARMSSQPFLGLAFEMDYMVRVVPFPTFLNDSFFPPSFLRTNSCEGLLGPDNLVCKPFWKPKMLNVSQLGTNLHVVFDHAPSTFGFSQYYLYYKLRQEVPFRLERCKPNGPRTTCVLQDVTPGTYAIELRDINNTTRKQTQYHVSQVHSPWAGPIRAMAITIPLVIMSAFATLFTVMCRKKQQENIYSHLDEESSESSSQTTALNADRPWPRPKIFICYSSRDCPKHLAVIQSFAFFLQDFCGCEVSLDLWEHLEICKEGQMDWLSRRINEAHFIITVCSKGLKYFVEKRHRKGKATSKEKNKEPAAGDASSRDLFIVATSMISEKLCEAHQKSSELSRFMAVYFDYSHESDVPALLSLAPKFKLMDQLPQLFAQLHSRQLSLTDREPQPPNVSRRNYFRSKSGRSLYVAICSMHQHMEQEPDWFERQLMPPPAPNKRVEPPPDKMDSGLVLNEVTLKHLSESDCPVRSNVLILPAVPKTAVLSLTGPSLQADGGEGSSGQELLGSLRPVLHMDGSASPPEMPRDSGIYDSSVPSSELSIPLMEGLSPDHADSCSLADSVSSSSGLGDEEPPSVHCAGATICKAELHHHIQSEGLTASP, from the exons ggAACCTACTCGTCCATCTCTGATGAAAACGGTCGCAAAATCGGAGTTACATTTCGATACGACA ACTGCTCTCTCAACTGGAATCCAGCGGGGAAACATGCCATCCATGAGGTGAAGAacatcaccttcagtcacctgTCCTGCAACAACCAGGCGGCCGTGGTGGTCCGCTGGATGGCCAGCCCCCTCG GTATTGAACACATCAAAGGGTTCAGAGTGTATCTGGAGGACAAAAACCCCGAGGGAAAACAGTGCCAACATTTGATCCTCAAAGATCCACGACAGCTTAATTTCTCCTACAAAACCGCT AGGATGAGTTCTCAACCCTTCTTGGGTCTCGCGTTCGAGATGGACTACATGGTCAGAGTTGTGCCGTTTCCCACCTTCTTGAACGACAGTTTCTTCCCTCCGTCGTTTCTGCGCACTAACA GTTGTGAAGGGCTGCTCGGTCCAGATAACCTCGTCTGCAAACCAT TCTGGAAGCCAAAGATGCTGAATGTCTCTCAGCTCGGCACTAATTTGCATGTTGTGTTTGACCACGCCCCCTCCACGTTTGGCTTCAGCCAATACTACCTGTATTACAAGCTCAGACAGGAAGTTCCCTTCAGACTCGAGCGCTGTAAACCT AATGGCCCCAGGACTACTTGTGTTTTACAAGACGTCACTCCAGGAACTTACGCAATCGAG CTTCGTGATATTAACAACACAACCAGAAAACAGACACAGTATCACGTCAGCCAAG TTCATTCTCCGTGGGCCGGACCGATCCGAGCCATGGCCATCACCATTCCTCTGGTCATCATGTCTGCCTTCGCCACCCTCTTCACTGTCATGTGTCGTAAGAAACAGCAAG AGAATATTTACTCCCACCTGGACGAAGAAAGCTCGGAGTCGTCCTCTCAGACCACCGCTCTGAACGCTGACAGACCCTGGCCGAGACCCAAGATCTTCATCTGTTACTCCAGTAGAGACTGTCCCAAACATCTCGCTGTCATCCAGAGCTTTGCTTTCTTCCTGCAGGACTTCTGCGGCTGTGAG GTATCGTTGGATCTCTGGGAGCATCTGGAGATCTGTAAGGAGGGTCAGATGGATTGGCTGAGCAGACGCATTAATGAGGCTCACTTCATCATCACCGTCTGCTCCAAGGGCCTCAAGTATTTTGTGGAGAAAAGACACCGGAAGGGCAAAGCCACATCGAAGGAGAAAAACAAAGAACCGGCCGCCGGAGATGCCAGCAGCAGAGATCTCTTCATTGTGGCCACTTCCATGATCTCCGAAAAACTCTGCGAGGCGCATCAGAAATCCTCCGAGCTGTCACGCTTCATGGCCGTTTACTTCGACTACTCCCACGAGAGCGACGTACCCGCATTGCTCAGCCTGGCGCCCAAGTTCAAACTGATGGACCAGCTGCCCCAGCTGTTCGCCCAGCTTCACTCCCGCCAGCTCAGCCTGACCGACCGCGAGCCGCAGCCGCCCAACGTTAGCAGGCGCAATTATTTCCGCAGCAAATCGGGCCGGTCGCTGTACGTGGCCATCTGCAGCATGCACCAGCACATGGAGCAGGAGCCCGACTGGTTCGAGAGGCAGCTCATGCCGCCCCCCGCGCCCAACAAACGCGTCGAGCCCCCGCCTGACAAGATGGACTCGGGTTTGGTGCTTAATGAAGTGACATTGAAGCATCTGTCAGAGAGCGACTGTCCGGTTAGGAGTAACGTCCTCATCCTCCCCGCTGTGCCGAAGACGGCGGTGCTTTCTCTGACGGGCCCCTCGCTGCAGGCGGACGGGGGGGAAGGTTCATCGGGTCAGGAACTGCTGGGTTCGTTGAGGCCGGTTCTTCATATGGACGGATCGGCCAGTCCTCCGGAGATGCCCAGAGACTCGGGCATTTATGACTCATCTGTGCCATCTTCAGAGCTTTCCATACCGTTGATGGAGGGTCTGTCGCCGGACCACGCCGACAGCTGCTCACTGGCCGACAGCGTGTCTTCGTCCTCAGGACTCG GGGATGAGGAGCCTCCTTCTGTTCATTGTGCAGGAGCCACGATATGCAAAGCAGAACTTCATCACCACATCCAGAGTGAAGGACTCACAGCCTCCCCCTAG
- the il17rd gene encoding interleukin-17 receptor D isoform X1: MAGSLTLVHFFTVLSVTVIFSAAVTGGKRENADKCNYKGTYSSISDENGRKIGVTFRYDNCSLNWNPAGKHAIHEVKNITFSHLSCNNQAAVVVRWMASPLGIEHIKGFRVYLEDKNPEGKQCQHLILKDPRQLNFSYKTARMSSQPFLGLAFEMDYMVRVVPFPTFLNDSFFPPSFLRTNSCEGLLGPDNLVCKPFWKPKMLNVSQLGTNLHVVFDHAPSTFGFSQYYLYYKLRQEVPFRLERCKPCLTSSRQEQNGPRTTCVLQDVTPGTYAIELRDINNTTRKQTQYHVSQVHSPWAGPIRAMAITIPLVIMSAFATLFTVMCRKKQQENIYSHLDEESSESSSQTTALNADRPWPRPKIFICYSSRDCPKHLAVIQSFAFFLQDFCGCEVSLDLWEHLEICKEGQMDWLSRRINEAHFIITVCSKGLKYFVEKRHRKGKATSKEKNKEPAAGDASSRDLFIVATSMISEKLCEAHQKSSELSRFMAVYFDYSHESDVPALLSLAPKFKLMDQLPQLFAQLHSRQLSLTDREPQPPNVSRRNYFRSKSGRSLYVAICSMHQHMEQEPDWFERQLMPPPAPNKRVEPPPDKMDSGLVLNEVTLKHLSESDCPVRSNVLILPAVPKTAVLSLTGPSLQADGGEGSSGQELLGSLRPVLHMDGSASPPEMPRDSGIYDSSVPSSELSIPLMEGLSPDHADSCSLADSVSSSSGLGDEEPPSVHCAGATICKAELHHHIQSEGLTASP, translated from the exons ggAACCTACTCGTCCATCTCTGATGAAAACGGTCGCAAAATCGGAGTTACATTTCGATACGACA ACTGCTCTCTCAACTGGAATCCAGCGGGGAAACATGCCATCCATGAGGTGAAGAacatcaccttcagtcacctgTCCTGCAACAACCAGGCGGCCGTGGTGGTCCGCTGGATGGCCAGCCCCCTCG GTATTGAACACATCAAAGGGTTCAGAGTGTATCTGGAGGACAAAAACCCCGAGGGAAAACAGTGCCAACATTTGATCCTCAAAGATCCACGACAGCTTAATTTCTCCTACAAAACCGCT AGGATGAGTTCTCAACCCTTCTTGGGTCTCGCGTTCGAGATGGACTACATGGTCAGAGTTGTGCCGTTTCCCACCTTCTTGAACGACAGTTTCTTCCCTCCGTCGTTTCTGCGCACTAACA GTTGTGAAGGGCTGCTCGGTCCAGATAACCTCGTCTGCAAACCAT TCTGGAAGCCAAAGATGCTGAATGTCTCTCAGCTCGGCACTAATTTGCATGTTGTGTTTGACCACGCCCCCTCCACGTTTGGCTTCAGCCAATACTACCTGTATTACAAGCTCAGACAGGAAGTTCCCTTCAGACTCGAGCGCTGTAAACCT TGTCTGACATCTTCCCGTCAGGAGCAGAATGGCCCCAGGACTACTTGTGTTTTACAAGACGTCACTCCAGGAACTTACGCAATCGAG CTTCGTGATATTAACAACACAACCAGAAAACAGACACAGTATCACGTCAGCCAAG TTCATTCTCCGTGGGCCGGACCGATCCGAGCCATGGCCATCACCATTCCTCTGGTCATCATGTCTGCCTTCGCCACCCTCTTCACTGTCATGTGTCGTAAGAAACAGCAAG AGAATATTTACTCCCACCTGGACGAAGAAAGCTCGGAGTCGTCCTCTCAGACCACCGCTCTGAACGCTGACAGACCCTGGCCGAGACCCAAGATCTTCATCTGTTACTCCAGTAGAGACTGTCCCAAACATCTCGCTGTCATCCAGAGCTTTGCTTTCTTCCTGCAGGACTTCTGCGGCTGTGAG GTATCGTTGGATCTCTGGGAGCATCTGGAGATCTGTAAGGAGGGTCAGATGGATTGGCTGAGCAGACGCATTAATGAGGCTCACTTCATCATCACCGTCTGCTCCAAGGGCCTCAAGTATTTTGTGGAGAAAAGACACCGGAAGGGCAAAGCCACATCGAAGGAGAAAAACAAAGAACCGGCCGCCGGAGATGCCAGCAGCAGAGATCTCTTCATTGTGGCCACTTCCATGATCTCCGAAAAACTCTGCGAGGCGCATCAGAAATCCTCCGAGCTGTCACGCTTCATGGCCGTTTACTTCGACTACTCCCACGAGAGCGACGTACCCGCATTGCTCAGCCTGGCGCCCAAGTTCAAACTGATGGACCAGCTGCCCCAGCTGTTCGCCCAGCTTCACTCCCGCCAGCTCAGCCTGACCGACCGCGAGCCGCAGCCGCCCAACGTTAGCAGGCGCAATTATTTCCGCAGCAAATCGGGCCGGTCGCTGTACGTGGCCATCTGCAGCATGCACCAGCACATGGAGCAGGAGCCCGACTGGTTCGAGAGGCAGCTCATGCCGCCCCCCGCGCCCAACAAACGCGTCGAGCCCCCGCCTGACAAGATGGACTCGGGTTTGGTGCTTAATGAAGTGACATTGAAGCATCTGTCAGAGAGCGACTGTCCGGTTAGGAGTAACGTCCTCATCCTCCCCGCTGTGCCGAAGACGGCGGTGCTTTCTCTGACGGGCCCCTCGCTGCAGGCGGACGGGGGGGAAGGTTCATCGGGTCAGGAACTGCTGGGTTCGTTGAGGCCGGTTCTTCATATGGACGGATCGGCCAGTCCTCCGGAGATGCCCAGAGACTCGGGCATTTATGACTCATCTGTGCCATCTTCAGAGCTTTCCATACCGTTGATGGAGGGTCTGTCGCCGGACCACGCCGACAGCTGCTCACTGGCCGACAGCGTGTCTTCGTCCTCAGGACTCG GGGATGAGGAGCCTCCTTCTGTTCATTGTGCAGGAGCCACGATATGCAAAGCAGAACTTCATCACCACATCCAGAGTGAAGGACTCACAGCCTCCCCCTAG
- the il17rd gene encoding interleukin-17 receptor D isoform X4 has protein sequence MQLQGIEHIKGFRVYLEDKNPEGKQCQHLILKDPRQLNFSYKTARMSSQPFLGLAFEMDYMVRVVPFPTFLNDSFFPPSFLRTNSCEGLLGPDNLVCKPFWKPKMLNVSQLGTNLHVVFDHAPSTFGFSQYYLYYKLRQEVPFRLERCKPCLTSSRQEQNGPRTTCVLQDVTPGTYAIELRDINNTTRKQTQYHVSQVHSPWAGPIRAMAITIPLVIMSAFATLFTVMCRKKQQENIYSHLDEESSESSSQTTALNADRPWPRPKIFICYSSRDCPKHLAVIQSFAFFLQDFCGCEVSLDLWEHLEICKEGQMDWLSRRINEAHFIITVCSKGLKYFVEKRHRKGKATSKEKNKEPAAGDASSRDLFIVATSMISEKLCEAHQKSSELSRFMAVYFDYSHESDVPALLSLAPKFKLMDQLPQLFAQLHSRQLSLTDREPQPPNVSRRNYFRSKSGRSLYVAICSMHQHMEQEPDWFERQLMPPPAPNKRVEPPPDKMDSGLVLNEVTLKHLSESDCPVRSNVLILPAVPKTAVLSLTGPSLQADGGEGSSGQELLGSLRPVLHMDGSASPPEMPRDSGIYDSSVPSSELSIPLMEGLSPDHADSCSLADSVSSSSGLGDEEPPSVHCAGATICKAELHHHIQSEGLTASP, from the exons GTATTGAACACATCAAAGGGTTCAGAGTGTATCTGGAGGACAAAAACCCCGAGGGAAAACAGTGCCAACATTTGATCCTCAAAGATCCACGACAGCTTAATTTCTCCTACAAAACCGCT AGGATGAGTTCTCAACCCTTCTTGGGTCTCGCGTTCGAGATGGACTACATGGTCAGAGTTGTGCCGTTTCCCACCTTCTTGAACGACAGTTTCTTCCCTCCGTCGTTTCTGCGCACTAACA GTTGTGAAGGGCTGCTCGGTCCAGATAACCTCGTCTGCAAACCAT TCTGGAAGCCAAAGATGCTGAATGTCTCTCAGCTCGGCACTAATTTGCATGTTGTGTTTGACCACGCCCCCTCCACGTTTGGCTTCAGCCAATACTACCTGTATTACAAGCTCAGACAGGAAGTTCCCTTCAGACTCGAGCGCTGTAAACCT TGTCTGACATCTTCCCGTCAGGAGCAGAATGGCCCCAGGACTACTTGTGTTTTACAAGACGTCACTCCAGGAACTTACGCAATCGAG CTTCGTGATATTAACAACACAACCAGAAAACAGACACAGTATCACGTCAGCCAAG TTCATTCTCCGTGGGCCGGACCGATCCGAGCCATGGCCATCACCATTCCTCTGGTCATCATGTCTGCCTTCGCCACCCTCTTCACTGTCATGTGTCGTAAGAAACAGCAAG AGAATATTTACTCCCACCTGGACGAAGAAAGCTCGGAGTCGTCCTCTCAGACCACCGCTCTGAACGCTGACAGACCCTGGCCGAGACCCAAGATCTTCATCTGTTACTCCAGTAGAGACTGTCCCAAACATCTCGCTGTCATCCAGAGCTTTGCTTTCTTCCTGCAGGACTTCTGCGGCTGTGAG GTATCGTTGGATCTCTGGGAGCATCTGGAGATCTGTAAGGAGGGTCAGATGGATTGGCTGAGCAGACGCATTAATGAGGCTCACTTCATCATCACCGTCTGCTCCAAGGGCCTCAAGTATTTTGTGGAGAAAAGACACCGGAAGGGCAAAGCCACATCGAAGGAGAAAAACAAAGAACCGGCCGCCGGAGATGCCAGCAGCAGAGATCTCTTCATTGTGGCCACTTCCATGATCTCCGAAAAACTCTGCGAGGCGCATCAGAAATCCTCCGAGCTGTCACGCTTCATGGCCGTTTACTTCGACTACTCCCACGAGAGCGACGTACCCGCATTGCTCAGCCTGGCGCCCAAGTTCAAACTGATGGACCAGCTGCCCCAGCTGTTCGCCCAGCTTCACTCCCGCCAGCTCAGCCTGACCGACCGCGAGCCGCAGCCGCCCAACGTTAGCAGGCGCAATTATTTCCGCAGCAAATCGGGCCGGTCGCTGTACGTGGCCATCTGCAGCATGCACCAGCACATGGAGCAGGAGCCCGACTGGTTCGAGAGGCAGCTCATGCCGCCCCCCGCGCCCAACAAACGCGTCGAGCCCCCGCCTGACAAGATGGACTCGGGTTTGGTGCTTAATGAAGTGACATTGAAGCATCTGTCAGAGAGCGACTGTCCGGTTAGGAGTAACGTCCTCATCCTCCCCGCTGTGCCGAAGACGGCGGTGCTTTCTCTGACGGGCCCCTCGCTGCAGGCGGACGGGGGGGAAGGTTCATCGGGTCAGGAACTGCTGGGTTCGTTGAGGCCGGTTCTTCATATGGACGGATCGGCCAGTCCTCCGGAGATGCCCAGAGACTCGGGCATTTATGACTCATCTGTGCCATCTTCAGAGCTTTCCATACCGTTGATGGAGGGTCTGTCGCCGGACCACGCCGACAGCTGCTCACTGGCCGACAGCGTGTCTTCGTCCTCAGGACTCG GGGATGAGGAGCCTCCTTCTGTTCATTGTGCAGGAGCCACGATATGCAAAGCAGAACTTCATCACCACATCCAGAGTGAAGGACTCACAGCCTCCCCCTAG
- the il17rd gene encoding interleukin-17 receptor D isoform X2, translating into MAGSLTLVHFFTVLSVTVIFSAAVTGGKRENADKCNYKGTYSSISDENGRKIGVTFRYDNCSLNWNPAGKHAIHEVKNITFSHLSCNNQAAVVVRWMASPLGIEHIKGFRVYLEDKNPEGKQCQHLILKDPRQLNFSYKTARMSSQPFLGLAFEMDYMVRVVPFPTFLNDSFFPPSFLRTNSCEGLLGPDNLVCKPFWKPKMLNVSQLGTNLHVVFDHAPSTFGFSQYYLYYKLRQEVPFRLERCKPEQNGPRTTCVLQDVTPGTYAIELRDINNTTRKQTQYHVSQVHSPWAGPIRAMAITIPLVIMSAFATLFTVMCRKKQQENIYSHLDEESSESSSQTTALNADRPWPRPKIFICYSSRDCPKHLAVIQSFAFFLQDFCGCEVSLDLWEHLEICKEGQMDWLSRRINEAHFIITVCSKGLKYFVEKRHRKGKATSKEKNKEPAAGDASSRDLFIVATSMISEKLCEAHQKSSELSRFMAVYFDYSHESDVPALLSLAPKFKLMDQLPQLFAQLHSRQLSLTDREPQPPNVSRRNYFRSKSGRSLYVAICSMHQHMEQEPDWFERQLMPPPAPNKRVEPPPDKMDSGLVLNEVTLKHLSESDCPVRSNVLILPAVPKTAVLSLTGPSLQADGGEGSSGQELLGSLRPVLHMDGSASPPEMPRDSGIYDSSVPSSELSIPLMEGLSPDHADSCSLADSVSSSSGLGDEEPPSVHCAGATICKAELHHHIQSEGLTASP; encoded by the exons ggAACCTACTCGTCCATCTCTGATGAAAACGGTCGCAAAATCGGAGTTACATTTCGATACGACA ACTGCTCTCTCAACTGGAATCCAGCGGGGAAACATGCCATCCATGAGGTGAAGAacatcaccttcagtcacctgTCCTGCAACAACCAGGCGGCCGTGGTGGTCCGCTGGATGGCCAGCCCCCTCG GTATTGAACACATCAAAGGGTTCAGAGTGTATCTGGAGGACAAAAACCCCGAGGGAAAACAGTGCCAACATTTGATCCTCAAAGATCCACGACAGCTTAATTTCTCCTACAAAACCGCT AGGATGAGTTCTCAACCCTTCTTGGGTCTCGCGTTCGAGATGGACTACATGGTCAGAGTTGTGCCGTTTCCCACCTTCTTGAACGACAGTTTCTTCCCTCCGTCGTTTCTGCGCACTAACA GTTGTGAAGGGCTGCTCGGTCCAGATAACCTCGTCTGCAAACCAT TCTGGAAGCCAAAGATGCTGAATGTCTCTCAGCTCGGCACTAATTTGCATGTTGTGTTTGACCACGCCCCCTCCACGTTTGGCTTCAGCCAATACTACCTGTATTACAAGCTCAGACAGGAAGTTCCCTTCAGACTCGAGCGCTGTAAACCT GAGCAGAATGGCCCCAGGACTACTTGTGTTTTACAAGACGTCACTCCAGGAACTTACGCAATCGAG CTTCGTGATATTAACAACACAACCAGAAAACAGACACAGTATCACGTCAGCCAAG TTCATTCTCCGTGGGCCGGACCGATCCGAGCCATGGCCATCACCATTCCTCTGGTCATCATGTCTGCCTTCGCCACCCTCTTCACTGTCATGTGTCGTAAGAAACAGCAAG AGAATATTTACTCCCACCTGGACGAAGAAAGCTCGGAGTCGTCCTCTCAGACCACCGCTCTGAACGCTGACAGACCCTGGCCGAGACCCAAGATCTTCATCTGTTACTCCAGTAGAGACTGTCCCAAACATCTCGCTGTCATCCAGAGCTTTGCTTTCTTCCTGCAGGACTTCTGCGGCTGTGAG GTATCGTTGGATCTCTGGGAGCATCTGGAGATCTGTAAGGAGGGTCAGATGGATTGGCTGAGCAGACGCATTAATGAGGCTCACTTCATCATCACCGTCTGCTCCAAGGGCCTCAAGTATTTTGTGGAGAAAAGACACCGGAAGGGCAAAGCCACATCGAAGGAGAAAAACAAAGAACCGGCCGCCGGAGATGCCAGCAGCAGAGATCTCTTCATTGTGGCCACTTCCATGATCTCCGAAAAACTCTGCGAGGCGCATCAGAAATCCTCCGAGCTGTCACGCTTCATGGCCGTTTACTTCGACTACTCCCACGAGAGCGACGTACCCGCATTGCTCAGCCTGGCGCCCAAGTTCAAACTGATGGACCAGCTGCCCCAGCTGTTCGCCCAGCTTCACTCCCGCCAGCTCAGCCTGACCGACCGCGAGCCGCAGCCGCCCAACGTTAGCAGGCGCAATTATTTCCGCAGCAAATCGGGCCGGTCGCTGTACGTGGCCATCTGCAGCATGCACCAGCACATGGAGCAGGAGCCCGACTGGTTCGAGAGGCAGCTCATGCCGCCCCCCGCGCCCAACAAACGCGTCGAGCCCCCGCCTGACAAGATGGACTCGGGTTTGGTGCTTAATGAAGTGACATTGAAGCATCTGTCAGAGAGCGACTGTCCGGTTAGGAGTAACGTCCTCATCCTCCCCGCTGTGCCGAAGACGGCGGTGCTTTCTCTGACGGGCCCCTCGCTGCAGGCGGACGGGGGGGAAGGTTCATCGGGTCAGGAACTGCTGGGTTCGTTGAGGCCGGTTCTTCATATGGACGGATCGGCCAGTCCTCCGGAGATGCCCAGAGACTCGGGCATTTATGACTCATCTGTGCCATCTTCAGAGCTTTCCATACCGTTGATGGAGGGTCTGTCGCCGGACCACGCCGACAGCTGCTCACTGGCCGACAGCGTGTCTTCGTCCTCAGGACTCG GGGATGAGGAGCCTCCTTCTGTTCATTGTGCAGGAGCCACGATATGCAAAGCAGAACTTCATCACCACATCCAGAGTGAAGGACTCACAGCCTCCCCCTAG